In Mytilus edulis chromosome 13, xbMytEdul2.2, whole genome shotgun sequence, a single window of DNA contains:
- the LOC139500508 gene encoding acetylcholine receptor subunit alpha-1-B-like, with amino-acid sequence MDIIPSIRFLFLCFILLYDVQCQSKSNIKQLYSDVFSNYQKSIVPNSDFSSPLNITVRIFLITITRFQEVDQTLDLAAGLSASWIDEDLSWNPSSYGNAQDIVVPLTDVWTPKFLLVNSVATYEPLGGDNANFATLENTGEVAIFVSDVLSSKCTTNIYKFPFDSQTCYLRFFVLSMSSKTVTLNPASNPVQLSFFTPNSDWSLQSYKGETSIWNGYSIFICTLTIQRSPLYYTVLVCVPTILFGLLNPMVFLLPVESGERIGLSITILLSYAIFLSMVQTAIPATSNPMSLLLIIMIVTISLSGIILALTIYISLLYHRDPKTKMNFFWRYIGTRKKTSTGVQPFKNDGAGENMTTWQDVCEGLDNIVMVISYCILFIINCAYFIAVLS; translated from the coding sequence ATGGATATTATTCCATCTATCAGATTTTTGTTTCTATGTTTCATATTGTTATATGACGTTCAATGTCAgagtaaatcaaatataaaacagTTATATAGTGATGTATTTTCAAATTACCAAAAATCAATTGTACCAAATTCTGATTTTTCTTCACCTCTAAATATTACTGTGAGAATATTTTTGATCACCATAACTCGATTTCAAGAGGTTGACCAGACACTTGATCTAGCAGCTGGATTAAGTGCGAGTTGGATAGACGAGGACTTATCTTGGAATCCGTCATCATATGGTAATGCACAAGACATAGTGGTACCTTTGACCGATGTTTGGACCCCAAAGTTTTTACTTGTAAACTCAGTTGCAACATATGAACCGTTGGGTGGAGACAACGCTAACTTTGCTACACTCGAAAACACTGGTGAGGTGGCTATATTTGTTAGCGACGTATTGTCATCTAAGTgtacaacaaatatatataagtttCCGTTTGATTCTCAGACGTGTTATCTGAGATTCTTCGTATTGAGTATGAGTTCGAAAACAGTAACATTGAATCCAGCTTCTAATCCTGTTCAACTATCTTTTTTCACACCAAATTCGGACTGGTCATTACAGTCATATAAAGGTGAAACGTCAATTTGGAATGGATATTCTATATTTATCTGCACACTAACAATACAACGTTCACCTTTATATTACACAGTATTAGTGTGTGTTCCTACTATATTGTTTGGATTACTCAATCCAATGGTGTTTCTACTTCCGGTAGAATCTGGAGAACGAATAGGACTTTCAATAACTATATTACTATCTTATGCAATATTTTTGTCCATGGTACAAACGGCTATACCAGCAACGTCCAATCCAATGAGTCTTCTCTTAATCATAATGATTGTTACTATATCATTAAGTGGAATCATTCTGGCTTTAACAATTTACATATCTTTGCTTTATCATAGAGATCCAAAGACTAAAATGAACTTTTTCTGGAGATATATAGGAACAAGAAAAAAGACATCAACAGGCGTGCAGCCATTTAAAAACGATGGTGCAGGTGAGAATATGACAACTTGGCAGGATGTATGCGAGGGATTAGACAATATTGTGATGGTTATATCATACTGTATCTTATTCATTATCAACTGTGCATATTTTATAGCTGTATTGAGTTGA